The following are encoded together in the Lactuca sativa cultivar Salinas chromosome 1, Lsat_Salinas_v11, whole genome shotgun sequence genome:
- the LOC111901827 gene encoding uncharacterized protein LOC111901827 codes for MRMLKKEKLHGSVELKTNVFGNMYRLMLLQLNYVQMTGSYKNFPEELRWLCMHGFPLKSIPSELPMENLVSLDMSYSKIESFGIHYSYPQRLHKRLKQLIGSCSKDKRLLGSLKILNLSFCEQLHSLSGFDHLPSLERLILKGCIGLLEVCLSVEQCLELILVDLSYCNKLEKLPRIIGMLKRVKKLFLNGCYLGESQIKIRDMDSTEKFKANSTGVNTKMDSSAILEVIPSDLRFFTVSLPRSLVSLSLKDNNLSTESFPMDFSCLSMLKELYLDENPIVSLPNCVRSLPRLETLSMVKCNMLTSVEHPPHTLTFMKLYFDSKRPSLRKVIFHPQMSPLDFFMDWKMLAPSSFEIEGIVKTQPMESVEEKVLCRLGWTKLDSHNDRCVVTCTGYRGREECEMQMYYEFGIFSTIYGGQEMPSWITDRSTGPSISFTIPSSPNKLTGLNFCFVQTPLYLSESFYLPLIKISNITKNLTWIYQHYLDVVYLGGKCLTLLSHWMFGSNEMECGDHVTITITQRKVPDGDAVTKECEVSFVYDDGENKVEEDVLGYYKSWNHIIGGDFTGFQSTTGEYILKKSRILRPYIDTYLLNSGNLSEEGARLIKDKQVYFKALSQRKSAVMEDGP; via the exons ATGAGAATGCTTAAGAAAGAGAAGTTGCATGGATCAGTCGAGTTGAAAACAAATGTATTTGGTAACATGTATAGGCTAATGCTGCTACAACTCAACTACGTACAAATGACTGGCTCTTACAAGAATTTTCCTGAGGAATTAAGATGGTTGTGTATGCATGGGTTCCCTTTGAAATCTATACCTTCAGAATTACCGATGGAGAATTTGGTTTCTCTTGACATGTCGTATAGCAAGATTGAATCATTTGGGATTCATTATAGCTATCCACAACGACTTCATAAGAGGCTAAAG CAATTGATTGGATCATGCTCAAAAGACAAAAGGTTGCTTGGATCGTTGAAAATTCTTAATTTGAGTTTCTGTGAACAGCTTCATAGTCTTAGTGGCTTTGACCACCTCCCTTCACTTGAGAGGTTAATACTTAAAGGTTGCATTGGTTTGCTTGAGGTTTGTCTATCAGTTGAGCAATGTCTTGAACTTATCCTTGTTGATCTGAGCTATTGCAACAAGCTTGAAAAACTACCAAGAATCATAGGCATGTTAAAAAGAGTTAAAAAACTATTTCTAAATGGTTGTTATCTCGGTGAATCTCAAATCAAGATTAGGGATATGGATTCAACAGAAAAGTTCAAGGCTAACAGCACTGGTGTAAACACTAAAATGGATTCCTCCGCTATTCTCGAGGTTATACCAAGTGATTTGAGGTTCTTTACAGTTTCTTTACCAAGATCTTTAGTAAGCTTGTCACTTAAGGATAATAATTTGTCCACAGAATCCTTTCCGATGGACTTCAGTTGCCTGTCCATGTTAAAGGAATTATATTTAGATGAAAATCCTATAGTTTCCTTGCCCAATTGTGTGAGAAGCCTTCCTAGGCTTGAGACACTTAGTATGGTAAAGTGTAATATGCTGACATCAGTCGAACATCCTCCACACACACTAACTTTTATGAAACTATATTTTGATTCTAAAAGGCCTTCGCTACGAAAAGTTATATTTCACCCACAAATGTCCCCACTCGATTTCTTTATGGACTGGAAGATGTTAGCACCTTCTTCATTTGAAATTGAAGGCATTGTTAAAACCCAACCAATGGAAAGTGTCGAGGAAAAGGTATTATGTAGATTGGGCTGGACTAAGCTAGACTCTCATAATGATAGGTGCGTGGTAACATGTACAGGCTACAGAGGAAGAGAGGAATGTGAAATGCAG ATGTATTATGAATTTGGAATATTCAGCACAATTTATGGAGGCCAAGAGATGCCGAGCTGGATTACGGATAGAAGCACAGGGCCATCAATATCATTTACCATACCATCATCCCCTAACAAACTCACTGGATTGAATTTCTGCTTTGTGCAGACGCCTCTATATCTCTCTGAGTCCTTTTATCTGCCCTTGATCAAAATTAGTAATATAACAAAAAACCTCACCTGGATATACCAACATTACCTTGACGTAGTCTATCTCGGTGGAAAGTGTTTGACGTTGTTAAGCCATTGGATGTTTGGGTCGAATGAAATGGAATGTGGTGACCACGTTACTATTACTATTACCCAAAGGAAGGTTCCAGATGGTGATGCAGTTACAAAggagtgtgaggtgagttttgtGTATGATGATGGAGAGAACAAGGTAGAAGAAGATGTGTTGGGTTATTACAAGTCATGGAATCACATCATTGGTGGAGATTTCACTGGATTTCAGTCAACAACAGGAGAATACATCCTAAAGAAAAGTCGAATTCTGCGGCCTTACATTGATACGTATCTACTAAATTCTGGCAATCTTAGTGAAGAGGGAGCCCGCTTAATTAAAG ATAAGCAAGTCTACTTCAAAGCTTTGTCTCAAAGGAAGTCTGCAGTAATGGAGGATGGCCCTTAA
- the LOC122195437 gene encoding disease resistance protein RUN1-like, giving the protein MVVLHEMSKGSSSSSSAHGHGYDVFLNFRGVDTRHSFINHLYNALIHANITTFLDDEEIETGEDLKPELESAIKASRASVVVLSKTYAASTWCLYELVLILEQRMTSNHIVIPIFYHVEPTEVRKQQNTFGDAMAKHRQIMEAETNASKRSNWAQKMDRWNKALTEVAGLKGKNVKGRPEVEFIDEILKDIFRKLRLSSRFPLPQLIGMDNSIKFITSWLKDASTHTANVLTILGMGGIGKTSLAKAAYVLHSHEFDTSSFIEDINRRCDERYNGIIDVQKQLYDDISKPSSIQVHDVSIYTSMTETAVARKKVFVVLDDIGSLDQLDALLGRTGFCPGSKIIITTKDAWLTQSCSLFKTNIKPKYTVHKLEGLSTTESQKILCFHAFVSNNPKAGYEEVSEKLVSYCEGHPMALKLLGRSLYNRDVNYWEGYIDRLKKENDSPIYNVLKMSFDSLPSENDKELFKHIACIFVRMDRNVAITILEACNIETKTGITNLIDRCLLRIGRNNELMMHQLVQEMGRFVVRQESLYKPWERSRLWGHESFRVLKQKM; this is encoded by the exons ATGGTTGTTCTCCATGAAATGTCTAAAgggtcttcatcttcttcatcagcTCATGGTCATGGATATGATGTATTTTTAAATTTCAGAGGTGTTGACACTCGTCATAGTTTCATTAATCACCTTTATAATGCCCTCATTCATGCCAATATCACCACCTTCTTGGATGATGAAGAGATTGAAACAGGGGAAGATCTGAAACCAGAATTGGAGAGTGCAATTAAAGCATCTAGGGCTTCTGTTGTCGTGTTGTCTAAGACATATGCTGCTTCCACATGGTGTCTTTATGAATTGGTGTTGATCCTTGAGCAACGTATGACATCCAACCATATTGTTATCCCCATATTTTATCATGTTGAGCCAACCGAAGTCAGGAAGCAACAAAATACTTTCGGAGATGCAATGGCTAAGCATAGACAGATAATGGAGGCAGAAACAAATGCAAGTAAAAGAAGTAATTGGGCTCAAAAGATGGACAGGTGGAATAAAGCCCTTACCGAAGTTGCTGGATTAAAAGGGAAGAACGTAAAAGGCAG GCCAGAGGTGGAGTTTATTGATGAAATTCTTAAGGATATCTTCCGTAAATTACGCTTATCATCAAGGTTTCCACTGCCACAACTTATTGGGATGGACAATTCCATTAAATTCATCACTTCATGGTTGAAAGATGCATCCACACATACTGCAAACGTACTCACTATTTTGGGTATGGGTGGGATCGGTAAGACGTCTTTAGCGAAAGCTGCCTATGTGTTACATTCTCATGAATTTGACACAAGTAGCTTCATTGAAGATATCAATAGGAGATGTGATGAAAGATATAATGGGATTATTGATGTACAAAAACAACTCTACGATGACATTTCAAAACCAAGTTCAATTCAAGTTCATGACGTTTCAATATACACCTCAATGACTGAGACTGCAGTAGCCCGTAAAAAGGTGTTTGTGGTTCTTGATGATATTGGTAGTCTCGACCAATTAGATGCGTTACTTGGAAGAACAGGTTTTTGTCCGGGaagcaaaataataataacaacaaaggACGCATGGTTGACACAAAGTTGTTCACTATTCAAAACGAACATTAAACCCAAGTATACAGTGCATAAACTTGAAGGCTTATCTACTACCGAATCACAAAAAATTCTGTGTTTTCATGCATTCGTGAGCAACAATCCTAAGGCAGGTTATGAAGAAGTGTCTGAAAAGCTTGTGAGTTATTGTGAAGGGCATCCAATGGCTCTTAAATTATTGGGCAGGTCTCTATACAATCGAGATGTAAATTATTGGGAGGGGTACATAGACAGGCtgaagaaagaaaatgattcCCCTATATATAATGTCTTGAAAATGAGCTTTGACTCTTTGCCATCAGAAAATGATAAGGAGTTGTTTAAACATATTGCATGTATTTTTGTCAGAATGGACAGAAATGTTGCTATAACAATATTAGAGGCATGCAATATTGAAACAAAAACCGGGATCACGAATCTCATTGACAGATGCCTTCTTAGGATTGGACGAAATAATGAATTGATGATGCATCAGCTTGTTCAAGAGATGGGAAGATTTGTAGTACGTCAAGAATCACTTTACAAACCGTGGGAACGAAGTCGATTATGGGGTCATGAGTCATTTAGAGTGTTGAAACAAAAAATGTAA